A genomic segment from Salvelinus alpinus chromosome 8, SLU_Salpinus.1, whole genome shotgun sequence encodes:
- the LOC139582555 gene encoding transcription initiation factor IIA subunit 1-like isoform X1 → MASSANSNQVPKLYRSVIEDVINEVRELFLDEGVDEQVLMELKTLWENKLMQSKAVEGFNTEEQAALQAAAQQQAQQAQQATQQAQTQQLLLPPQQQVTSWQSTRPTVTSAPQQQVIMQDPKILQHMSATGMNAATTAATLALPTGISPYQQLITSQGGNLSQNMYLKTVDGQILQVLRAANGTQYIIQPQQQMVLQQQVLPQMQPGGGQAPVIQQVRPITQVLAPLQGGLPQVLAPLQGGLPQQTGVIIQPQQVILTGNKVQQNAQVMQMTGQPGQVQQIQQQVQQVQQVQGGAAPGGPQQQQQTQQQQPPIMLQVDGAGDTSSDEEDEEEEYDEEEDEEKEKDGEDGQVEEEPLNSEDDVSDEEDQELFDTENVVVCQYDKIHRSKNKWKFHLKDGIMNLNGRDYVFSKAIGDAEW, encoded by the exons ATGGCGAGCTCGGCTAACTCGAATCAAGTG CCTAAACTCTACAGGTCTGTGATTGAAGATGTTATCAACGAGGTCCGGGAGCTCTTCCTGGATGAGGGGGTGGACGAGCAGGTCCTCATGGAACTCAAAACG CTGTGGGAGAACAAGCTAATGCAGAGTAAGGCAGTGGAGGGTTTCAACACAGAGGAGCAGGCGGCCCTCCAGGCAGCAGCCCAGCAGCAGGCACAACAGGCCCAGCAGGCCACCCAGCAAGCCCAGACACAGCAGCTCCTCCTGCCCCCGCAGCAGCAAG TGACGAGCTGGCAATCGACCCGGCCTACTGTCACCAGCG CACCCCAGCAGCAAGTCATTATGCAGGATCCTAAAATTCTGCAGCATATGAGTGCAACAGGGATG AATGCAGCAACCACAGCAGCAACCTTGGCCTTACCAACAGGAATCAGTCCCTACCAACAACTCATCACTAGCCAAG GCGGCAATTTGTCCCAGAATATGTATCTTAAAACAGTGGACG GTCAGATCCTCCAGGTGCTGCGTGCGGCTAACGGGACCCAGTACATTATCCAGCCTCAGCAGCAGATGGTCCTTCAACAGCAGGTCCTTCCTCAGATGCAGCCTGGCGGTGGGCAGGCCCCCGTCATACAGCAGGTACGCCCCATCACACAG GTACTGGCTCCTCTACAGGGAGGACTCCCCCAGGTGCTGGCTCCTCTACAGGGAGGCCTCCCCCAGCAGACAGGAGTCATCATCCAGCCTCAACAGGTCATCCTCACTGGGAACAAGGTCCAGCAGAATGCACAG GTAATGCAGATGACAGGCCAGCCCGGTCAGGTGCAGCAGATCCAGCAGCAGGTCCAACAAGTTCAACAGGTCCAGGGCGGAGCTGCACCAGGAGGCccacagcaacagcagcagacccagcagcagcagcctccTATAATGCTGCAGGTGGACGGAGCGGGGGACACGTCCTCAGACgaagaagatgaggaggaagagtatgacgaggaggaagatgaagaaaAGGAAAAAGATGGAGAGGACGGCCAGGTGGAGGAG gagCCTCTGAATAGTGAAGATGATGTGAGTGATGAGGAGGACCAAGAACTGTTTGATACAGAGAACGTGGTGGTGTGCCAGTACGACAAG ATCCACAGAAGTAAGAACAAATGGAAGTTCCACCTGAAGGATGGGATCATGAACCTGAACGGCCGAGACTATGTCTTCTCCAAAGCCATCGGGGATGCAGAGTGGTAA
- the LOC139582555 gene encoding transcription initiation factor IIA subunit 1-like isoform X3, which yields MASSANSNQVPKLYRSVIEDVINEVRELFLDEGVDEQVLMELKTLWENKLMQSKAVEGFNTEEQAALQAAAQQQAQQAQQATQQAQTQQLLLPPQQQVTSWQSTRPTVTSAPQQQVIMQDPKILQHMSATGMNAATTAATLALPTGISPYQQLITSQGQILQVLRAANGTQYIIQPQQQMVLQQQVLPQMQPGGGQAPVIQQVRPITQVLAPLQGGLPQVLAPLQGGLPQQTGVIIQPQQVILTGNKVQQNAQVMQMTGQPGQVQQIQQQVQQVQQVQGGAAPGGPQQQQQTQQQQPPIMLQVDGAGDTSSDEEDEEEEYDEEEDEEKEKDGEDGQVEEEPLNSEDDVSDEEDQELFDTENVVVCQYDKIHRSKNKWKFHLKDGIMNLNGRDYVFSKAIGDAEW from the exons ATGGCGAGCTCGGCTAACTCGAATCAAGTG CCTAAACTCTACAGGTCTGTGATTGAAGATGTTATCAACGAGGTCCGGGAGCTCTTCCTGGATGAGGGGGTGGACGAGCAGGTCCTCATGGAACTCAAAACG CTGTGGGAGAACAAGCTAATGCAGAGTAAGGCAGTGGAGGGTTTCAACACAGAGGAGCAGGCGGCCCTCCAGGCAGCAGCCCAGCAGCAGGCACAACAGGCCCAGCAGGCCACCCAGCAAGCCCAGACACAGCAGCTCCTCCTGCCCCCGCAGCAGCAAG TGACGAGCTGGCAATCGACCCGGCCTACTGTCACCAGCG CACCCCAGCAGCAAGTCATTATGCAGGATCCTAAAATTCTGCAGCATATGAGTGCAACAGGGATG AATGCAGCAACCACAGCAGCAACCTTGGCCTTACCAACAGGAATCAGTCCCTACCAACAACTCATCACTAGCCAAG GTCAGATCCTCCAGGTGCTGCGTGCGGCTAACGGGACCCAGTACATTATCCAGCCTCAGCAGCAGATGGTCCTTCAACAGCAGGTCCTTCCTCAGATGCAGCCTGGCGGTGGGCAGGCCCCCGTCATACAGCAGGTACGCCCCATCACACAG GTACTGGCTCCTCTACAGGGAGGACTCCCCCAGGTGCTGGCTCCTCTACAGGGAGGCCTCCCCCAGCAGACAGGAGTCATCATCCAGCCTCAACAGGTCATCCTCACTGGGAACAAGGTCCAGCAGAATGCACAG GTAATGCAGATGACAGGCCAGCCCGGTCAGGTGCAGCAGATCCAGCAGCAGGTCCAACAAGTTCAACAGGTCCAGGGCGGAGCTGCACCAGGAGGCccacagcaacagcagcagacccagcagcagcagcctccTATAATGCTGCAGGTGGACGGAGCGGGGGACACGTCCTCAGACgaagaagatgaggaggaagagtatgacgaggaggaagatgaagaaaAGGAAAAAGATGGAGAGGACGGCCAGGTGGAGGAG gagCCTCTGAATAGTGAAGATGATGTGAGTGATGAGGAGGACCAAGAACTGTTTGATACAGAGAACGTGGTGGTGTGCCAGTACGACAAG ATCCACAGAAGTAAGAACAAATGGAAGTTCCACCTGAAGGATGGGATCATGAACCTGAACGGCCGAGACTATGTCTTCTCCAAAGCCATCGGGGATGCAGAGTGGTAA
- the LOC139582555 gene encoding transcription initiation factor IIA subunit 1-like isoform X2 encodes MASSANSNQVPKLYRSVIEDVINEVRELFLDEGVDEQVLMELKTLWENKLMQSKAVEGFNTEEQAALQAAAQQQAQQAQQATQQAQTQQLLLPPQQQVTSWQSTRPTVTSAPQQQVIMQDPKILQHMSATGMNAATTAATLALPTGISPYQQLITSQGGNLSQNMYLKTVDGQILQVLRAANGTQYIIQPQQQMVLQQQVLPQMQPGGGQAPVIQQVLAPLQGGLPQVLAPLQGGLPQQTGVIIQPQQVILTGNKVQQNAQVMQMTGQPGQVQQIQQQVQQVQQVQGGAAPGGPQQQQQTQQQQPPIMLQVDGAGDTSSDEEDEEEEYDEEEDEEKEKDGEDGQVEEEPLNSEDDVSDEEDQELFDTENVVVCQYDKIHRSKNKWKFHLKDGIMNLNGRDYVFSKAIGDAEW; translated from the exons ATGGCGAGCTCGGCTAACTCGAATCAAGTG CCTAAACTCTACAGGTCTGTGATTGAAGATGTTATCAACGAGGTCCGGGAGCTCTTCCTGGATGAGGGGGTGGACGAGCAGGTCCTCATGGAACTCAAAACG CTGTGGGAGAACAAGCTAATGCAGAGTAAGGCAGTGGAGGGTTTCAACACAGAGGAGCAGGCGGCCCTCCAGGCAGCAGCCCAGCAGCAGGCACAACAGGCCCAGCAGGCCACCCAGCAAGCCCAGACACAGCAGCTCCTCCTGCCCCCGCAGCAGCAAG TGACGAGCTGGCAATCGACCCGGCCTACTGTCACCAGCG CACCCCAGCAGCAAGTCATTATGCAGGATCCTAAAATTCTGCAGCATATGAGTGCAACAGGGATG AATGCAGCAACCACAGCAGCAACCTTGGCCTTACCAACAGGAATCAGTCCCTACCAACAACTCATCACTAGCCAAG GCGGCAATTTGTCCCAGAATATGTATCTTAAAACAGTGGACG GTCAGATCCTCCAGGTGCTGCGTGCGGCTAACGGGACCCAGTACATTATCCAGCCTCAGCAGCAGATGGTCCTTCAACAGCAGGTCCTTCCTCAGATGCAGCCTGGCGGTGGGCAGGCCCCCGTCATACAGCAG GTACTGGCTCCTCTACAGGGAGGACTCCCCCAGGTGCTGGCTCCTCTACAGGGAGGCCTCCCCCAGCAGACAGGAGTCATCATCCAGCCTCAACAGGTCATCCTCACTGGGAACAAGGTCCAGCAGAATGCACAG GTAATGCAGATGACAGGCCAGCCCGGTCAGGTGCAGCAGATCCAGCAGCAGGTCCAACAAGTTCAACAGGTCCAGGGCGGAGCTGCACCAGGAGGCccacagcaacagcagcagacccagcagcagcagcctccTATAATGCTGCAGGTGGACGGAGCGGGGGACACGTCCTCAGACgaagaagatgaggaggaagagtatgacgaggaggaagatgaagaaaAGGAAAAAGATGGAGAGGACGGCCAGGTGGAGGAG gagCCTCTGAATAGTGAAGATGATGTGAGTGATGAGGAGGACCAAGAACTGTTTGATACAGAGAACGTGGTGGTGTGCCAGTACGACAAG ATCCACAGAAGTAAGAACAAATGGAAGTTCCACCTGAAGGATGGGATCATGAACCTGAACGGCCGAGACTATGTCTTCTCCAAAGCCATCGGGGATGCAGAGTGGTAA
- the LOC139582555 gene encoding transcription initiation factor IIA subunit 1-like isoform X4: MASSANSNQVPKLYRSVIEDVINEVRELFLDEGVDEQVLMELKTLWENKLMQSKAVEGFNTEEQAALQAAAQQQAQQAQQATQQAQTQQLLLPPQQQVTSWQSTRPTVTSAPQQQVIMQDPKILQHMSATGMNAATTAATLALPTGISPYQQLITSQGQILQVLRAANGTQYIIQPQQQMVLQQQVLPQMQPGGGQAPVIQQVLAPLQGGLPQVLAPLQGGLPQQTGVIIQPQQVILTGNKVQQNAQVMQMTGQPGQVQQIQQQVQQVQQVQGGAAPGGPQQQQQTQQQQPPIMLQVDGAGDTSSDEEDEEEEYDEEEDEEKEKDGEDGQVEEEPLNSEDDVSDEEDQELFDTENVVVCQYDKIHRSKNKWKFHLKDGIMNLNGRDYVFSKAIGDAEW, encoded by the exons ATGGCGAGCTCGGCTAACTCGAATCAAGTG CCTAAACTCTACAGGTCTGTGATTGAAGATGTTATCAACGAGGTCCGGGAGCTCTTCCTGGATGAGGGGGTGGACGAGCAGGTCCTCATGGAACTCAAAACG CTGTGGGAGAACAAGCTAATGCAGAGTAAGGCAGTGGAGGGTTTCAACACAGAGGAGCAGGCGGCCCTCCAGGCAGCAGCCCAGCAGCAGGCACAACAGGCCCAGCAGGCCACCCAGCAAGCCCAGACACAGCAGCTCCTCCTGCCCCCGCAGCAGCAAG TGACGAGCTGGCAATCGACCCGGCCTACTGTCACCAGCG CACCCCAGCAGCAAGTCATTATGCAGGATCCTAAAATTCTGCAGCATATGAGTGCAACAGGGATG AATGCAGCAACCACAGCAGCAACCTTGGCCTTACCAACAGGAATCAGTCCCTACCAACAACTCATCACTAGCCAAG GTCAGATCCTCCAGGTGCTGCGTGCGGCTAACGGGACCCAGTACATTATCCAGCCTCAGCAGCAGATGGTCCTTCAACAGCAGGTCCTTCCTCAGATGCAGCCTGGCGGTGGGCAGGCCCCCGTCATACAGCAG GTACTGGCTCCTCTACAGGGAGGACTCCCCCAGGTGCTGGCTCCTCTACAGGGAGGCCTCCCCCAGCAGACAGGAGTCATCATCCAGCCTCAACAGGTCATCCTCACTGGGAACAAGGTCCAGCAGAATGCACAG GTAATGCAGATGACAGGCCAGCCCGGTCAGGTGCAGCAGATCCAGCAGCAGGTCCAACAAGTTCAACAGGTCCAGGGCGGAGCTGCACCAGGAGGCccacagcaacagcagcagacccagcagcagcagcctccTATAATGCTGCAGGTGGACGGAGCGGGGGACACGTCCTCAGACgaagaagatgaggaggaagagtatgacgaggaggaagatgaagaaaAGGAAAAAGATGGAGAGGACGGCCAGGTGGAGGAG gagCCTCTGAATAGTGAAGATGATGTGAGTGATGAGGAGGACCAAGAACTGTTTGATACAGAGAACGTGGTGGTGTGCCAGTACGACAAG ATCCACAGAAGTAAGAACAAATGGAAGTTCCACCTGAAGGATGGGATCATGAACCTGAACGGCCGAGACTATGTCTTCTCCAAAGCCATCGGGGATGCAGAGTGGTAA
- the LOC139582555 gene encoding transcription initiation factor IIA subunit 1-like isoform X5, which translates to MELKTLWENKLMQSKAVEGFNTEEQAALQAAAQQQAQQAQQATQQAQTQQLLLPPQQQVTSWQSTRPTVTSAPQQQVIMQDPKILQHMSATGMNAATTAATLALPTGISPYQQLITSQGGNLSQNMYLKTVDGQILQVLRAANGTQYIIQPQQQMVLQQQVLPQMQPGGGQAPVIQQVRPITQVLAPLQGGLPQVLAPLQGGLPQQTGVIIQPQQVILTGNKVQQNAQVMQMTGQPGQVQQIQQQVQQVQQVQGGAAPGGPQQQQQTQQQQPPIMLQVDGAGDTSSDEEDEEEEYDEEEDEEKEKDGEDGQVEEEPLNSEDDVSDEEDQELFDTENVVVCQYDKIHRSKNKWKFHLKDGIMNLNGRDYVFSKAIGDAEW; encoded by the exons ATGGAACTCAAAACG CTGTGGGAGAACAAGCTAATGCAGAGTAAGGCAGTGGAGGGTTTCAACACAGAGGAGCAGGCGGCCCTCCAGGCAGCAGCCCAGCAGCAGGCACAACAGGCCCAGCAGGCCACCCAGCAAGCCCAGACACAGCAGCTCCTCCTGCCCCCGCAGCAGCAAG TGACGAGCTGGCAATCGACCCGGCCTACTGTCACCAGCG CACCCCAGCAGCAAGTCATTATGCAGGATCCTAAAATTCTGCAGCATATGAGTGCAACAGGGATG AATGCAGCAACCACAGCAGCAACCTTGGCCTTACCAACAGGAATCAGTCCCTACCAACAACTCATCACTAGCCAAG GCGGCAATTTGTCCCAGAATATGTATCTTAAAACAGTGGACG GTCAGATCCTCCAGGTGCTGCGTGCGGCTAACGGGACCCAGTACATTATCCAGCCTCAGCAGCAGATGGTCCTTCAACAGCAGGTCCTTCCTCAGATGCAGCCTGGCGGTGGGCAGGCCCCCGTCATACAGCAGGTACGCCCCATCACACAG GTACTGGCTCCTCTACAGGGAGGACTCCCCCAGGTGCTGGCTCCTCTACAGGGAGGCCTCCCCCAGCAGACAGGAGTCATCATCCAGCCTCAACAGGTCATCCTCACTGGGAACAAGGTCCAGCAGAATGCACAG GTAATGCAGATGACAGGCCAGCCCGGTCAGGTGCAGCAGATCCAGCAGCAGGTCCAACAAGTTCAACAGGTCCAGGGCGGAGCTGCACCAGGAGGCccacagcaacagcagcagacccagcagcagcagcctccTATAATGCTGCAGGTGGACGGAGCGGGGGACACGTCCTCAGACgaagaagatgaggaggaagagtatgacgaggaggaagatgaagaaaAGGAAAAAGATGGAGAGGACGGCCAGGTGGAGGAG gagCCTCTGAATAGTGAAGATGATGTGAGTGATGAGGAGGACCAAGAACTGTTTGATACAGAGAACGTGGTGGTGTGCCAGTACGACAAG ATCCACAGAAGTAAGAACAAATGGAAGTTCCACCTGAAGGATGGGATCATGAACCTGAACGGCCGAGACTATGTCTTCTCCAAAGCCATCGGGGATGCAGAGTGGTAA